A genomic window from Sporosarcina sp. Marseille-Q4063 includes:
- a CDS encoding universal stress protein produces MYKRILVAVDGSENSKRAAGHAAKLAGLSKETHVEILYVQDFERIQSDAQQKSRATTIDNERQKRLAPIRGVFEQPLVSHELIVKQGEPGSTIVSFANRGGFDLVVIGSRGLNSFQEMVIGSVSQKVAKRVNAPVMIVK; encoded by the coding sequence ATGTATAAACGAATTCTAGTTGCAGTCGATGGTTCTGAAAACTCAAAGCGAGCAGCAGGGCATGCCGCTAAACTAGCAGGCTTGAGTAAAGAGACGCATGTCGAAATTTTATACGTCCAAGATTTTGAAAGAATACAATCCGATGCTCAACAAAAATCTAGAGCCACTACAATCGATAACGAAAGACAAAAACGACTCGCTCCGATTAGAGGCGTATTTGAACAACCGCTTGTCAGTCACGAATTAATCGTAAAACAAGGGGAGCCTGGTTCGACAATTGTCAGTTTCGCCAATCGAGGCGGTTTTGATCTTGTTGTCATCGGCAGTCGCGGTTTAAATTCCTTTCAAGAAATGGTGATCGGCAGCGTAAGTCAAAAAGTTGCCAAACGAGTCAATGCACCGGTGATGATTGTTAAATAA
- a CDS encoding lmo0937 family membrane protein, with product MIVGRILWFIIVALIVFWLLGLIFKIGGGLIHIILVVAGIIFILQLITGRRSV from the coding sequence ATGATTGTGGGCCGAATTCTTTGGTTTATCATAGTAGCGCTCATCGTATTTTGGTTGTTAGGCCTGATATTTAAAATCGGCGGAGGGCTAATTCACATTATCCTTGTCGTTGCAGGAATTATTTTCATCCTTCAACTTATAACCGGCAGAAGATCTGTATAA
- a CDS encoding AraC family transcriptional regulator, translating into MMGENPVSENKFVDEIKNNDYFEVVEQFFETEEKLLKQLYRFEKKEAKNAAKKMIEIVSEASKKDNELIGIKYYLIALTGIIARHIRKEHSATKKALSFNATSLILIEQRLTIDNAENLADELIEFFIYIVGERKPSLLMHHTVNKVVQYIDKEVEVPMSVEGLSEMFDVSTSHLSRIFREHTGITLVEYINVRKVEESQYYLRFSDMKISDVSDRFNFCNQSYFTRIFKKYTGETPRRFRNNLAGEYFRLTLPLEEK; encoded by the coding sequence ATGATGGGTGAAAATCCTGTTTCAGAAAATAAATTCGTTGATGAAATTAAGAACAACGATTACTTTGAAGTTGTTGAACAGTTTTTTGAAACAGAAGAAAAACTACTAAAACAGTTATATCGTTTTGAAAAAAAAGAAGCGAAAAATGCTGCGAAAAAAATGATTGAAATTGTTAGCGAAGCATCTAAGAAGGATAATGAACTAATTGGAATAAAATATTATTTAATTGCGCTAACAGGCATTATCGCAAGACATATTCGAAAAGAACATTCGGCAACAAAGAAAGCATTATCGTTTAATGCAACAAGTTTAATTTTAATCGAACAGAGATTAACAATAGACAATGCAGAAAACTTAGCTGATGAATTAATCGAGTTTTTTATCTATATTGTTGGGGAAAGAAAACCCTCATTATTAATGCATCATACTGTAAATAAAGTAGTTCAATATATTGACAAAGAAGTAGAAGTGCCGATGTCGGTTGAAGGACTATCTGAGATGTTTGATGTCAGTACAAGCCATTTATCACGAATTTTTCGGGAACACACAGGAATTACTCTCGTTGAATATATCAATGTAAGGAAAGTTGAGGAATCACAATATTATTTGCGTTTTTCGGATATGAAAATTTCGGATGTATCAGATAGATTCAACTTTTGTAATCAAAGCTACTTCACTCGTATCTTCAAAAAGTATACAGGTGAAACACCACGAAGATTCCGTAACAACTTAGCCGGAGAATATTTCCGCCTCACACTCCCATTAGAAGAAAAATAG
- a CDS encoding metalloregulator ArsR/SmtB family transcription factor: MMTIKEDICEVKSVHEDVVQRVQGMLPNLGGMVQIFKALADDTRLKIAYSLTLEEEMCVCDVAAVINSSDATASHHLRYLREHSLAKSKRKGRMVYYSLADNHIHQLVKIAYDHATEGDDIDND, from the coding sequence ATGATGACGATTAAAGAAGATATATGTGAAGTGAAAAGTGTGCATGAAGATGTTGTCCAGCGCGTGCAAGGAATGCTTCCGAACCTCGGCGGCATGGTGCAAATTTTCAAAGCACTTGCAGACGATACTAGACTAAAGATTGCTTATTCCCTGACCTTAGAAGAAGAAATGTGCGTGTGTGATGTAGCTGCTGTTATCAATTCATCAGATGCAACCGCATCTCATCATTTACGTTATTTACGGGAACATTCCTTGGCAAAATCAAAGCGAAAAGGAAGAATGGTTTATTATTCATTAGCCGATAACCACATACATCAACTCGTGAAAATCGCTTATGACCATGCAACAGAAGGTGATGACATTGACAATGACTGA
- a CDS encoding ring-cleaving dioxygenase, with protein sequence MKLAGIHHVSAITADAEKNHDFFTRILGMRLVKKTVNQDSTSSYHLFYADAEGTPGTDMTYFDIPNAGRTYPGVSSISNTGFRVMSDEALDFWKKRFETLQIEHDEIRERFGRKTLSFIDDEGSRLMLVVDNGDGVPYGIPWVKEDIPEPFSIVGLGPVTLTVRKPESTAGVLIDVLNFTEIGSYPSIVEGMPEIRVFSTGEGGPASEVHLETRTDLPVERPGRGSVHHVAFRVKTMEEYQEWENHLRKNGFMTSGLVDRYYFKSIYFREPNGILYELATDEPGFTSDEPIDKLGETLALPPFLEPRRAEIEASLRPINTN encoded by the coding sequence ATGAAGCTTGCAGGTATCCATCATGTGTCAGCCATAACCGCTGACGCCGAAAAAAACCATGACTTTTTTACACGTATATTAGGAATGAGGCTTGTTAAAAAAACAGTGAATCAAGACTCGACGTCTTCGTACCATCTATTTTATGCAGATGCAGAAGGTACGCCGGGCACAGACATGACCTATTTTGATATTCCGAATGCGGGAAGGACGTATCCCGGGGTTTCGAGTATTAGCAATACTGGATTTCGCGTCATGTCCGATGAAGCGCTAGACTTTTGGAAAAAGAGATTTGAAACGCTTCAAATCGAACACGACGAAATTAGAGAAAGATTTGGTCGTAAAACATTATCATTTATAGATGATGAAGGATCACGACTCATGCTCGTCGTCGATAATGGCGACGGGGTTCCGTATGGTATTCCATGGGTGAAAGAAGATATTCCAGAACCATTTTCAATTGTTGGCTTAGGGCCAGTGACATTAACCGTGCGAAAACCAGAATCGACTGCCGGGGTACTCATTGATGTGCTTAATTTCACGGAAATAGGGTCTTATCCTTCAATCGTGGAAGGGATGCCTGAAATTCGGGTATTTTCAACAGGAGAAGGCGGTCCTGCATCGGAAGTTCATCTTGAAACAAGGACTGATTTGCCTGTGGAAAGACCCGGGCGCGGCAGTGTGCACCACGTCGCATTCCGCGTGAAGACAATGGAAGAATATCAAGAATGGGAAAACCATTTACGAAAAAACGGCTTTATGACGAGTGGCTTAGTTGATCGTTATTACTTCAAATCGATTTATTTCAGAGAACCGAATGGGATTCTTTACGAACTGGCAACCGATGAGCCAGGGTTTACAAGTGACGAACCCATTGATAAACTAGGAGAAACGCTGGCCTTACCACCATTTTTAGAGCCGCGCAGGGCGGAAATTGAAGCTTCCTTACGCCCGATTAATACGAACTGA
- the mntR gene encoding transcriptional regulator MntR, with protein MATPGMEDYLEQIYLHIERNGIARASDIAESLDVLPSSVTKMVQRLDREGYVYYERYKGLDLTEKGLAFGKKLVKRHDILEDFLRIIGVNEENIYDDVEGIEHHLSWNAIDRITDLVETLEQDTEFIKKLKDKKQ; from the coding sequence TTGGCTACACCAGGTATGGAAGACTACCTAGAACAAATCTATCTACACATTGAAAGAAATGGAATTGCGCGCGCATCTGATATTGCGGAATCACTCGACGTGCTTCCTTCATCAGTTACAAAAATGGTTCAACGATTAGACAGAGAAGGTTATGTGTATTATGAACGTTACAAAGGTCTTGATTTGACGGAAAAAGGTCTCGCGTTCGGTAAGAAGCTAGTGAAACGCCATGATATTCTTGAGGACTTCCTTCGAATAATCGGGGTGAATGAGGAAAACATCTACGACGATGTTGAAGGAATTGAACATCATTTGAGTTGGAATGCGATCGACCGCATCACTGATTTAGTAGAGACATTGGAACAGGATACTGAATTTATAAAAAAACTAAAAGATAAGAAACAGTAG
- a CDS encoding GNAT family N-acetyltransferase — protein sequence MHLQEWTMEEQEQLIHFMTTNTWPYHGHSHQGRDIIEKAIEEGGYESDEVKTFWVENEDDEKVGIVKIYDLQDEIPLFDLRIADQSRGFGYGPRALRLVAKYVFNLKERKIRLEGHTRQDNLAMRKTFERAGFVKEAHLRNAWFSPKENSYYDAVTYGITREDFDEGTTTPVVWEDGDKVGIDKSLSSSQIPNISDAFESERLIIRAPKIEDGLDVWNSIQQSLPSLRVWMPWATPELKLHETEESLRQSIADFITRKDLRLHLYLKETGEFIGSSGLHRIDWRVPKFEIGYWLDTKFEGQGYMTEAVDRITQFAFEELGARRVEIRCDEENHKSRLLAERINFELEGILKQDSVALDGNSLRNTCIYAKIE from the coding sequence ATGCATTTACAAGAATGGACAATGGAAGAGCAAGAACAACTAATTCATTTTATGACGACTAATACCTGGCCTTACCACGGCCATTCTCATCAAGGTCGCGATATCATTGAAAAAGCAATTGAAGAAGGCGGATACGAATCGGATGAAGTCAAAACATTTTGGGTTGAAAATGAAGACGACGAAAAAGTAGGCATCGTGAAAATTTACGATTTGCAAGATGAAATTCCACTCTTCGATTTACGAATCGCCGATCAATCAAGAGGTTTTGGATACGGACCGCGAGCGCTTCGTCTCGTCGCTAAATACGTTTTTAATTTGAAAGAGCGTAAAATCCGACTCGAGGGTCATACGAGACAAGATAATCTTGCCATGCGGAAAACATTCGAGCGTGCCGGCTTCGTTAAAGAAGCGCATTTGCGAAATGCCTGGTTTTCTCCGAAAGAAAACTCGTATTATGATGCAGTCACATACGGCATTACACGGGAAGACTTTGATGAAGGAACGACAACGCCTGTCGTTTGGGAAGACGGAGACAAGGTGGGGATAGATAAGTCACTCTCATCTTCTCAAATACCCAACATCTCAGACGCATTTGAATCCGAACGACTCATTATTCGTGCCCCGAAAATTGAAGACGGACTCGATGTATGGAATTCAATCCAACAGTCGCTGCCATCACTTCGTGTGTGGATGCCATGGGCAACACCAGAACTTAAATTGCATGAAACCGAAGAAAGCTTAAGACAATCAATTGCTGATTTTATTACCCGTAAAGATCTGCGGCTGCATCTTTATTTAAAAGAGACAGGCGAGTTTATCGGCTCTTCGGGACTTCATCGGATTGATTGGCGCGTACCGAAGTTTGAAATCGGTTATTGGCTGGATACTAAATTTGAAGGTCAAGGGTATATGACAGAAGCGGTTGATAGGATTACCCAATTTGCTTTCGAAGAATTAGGGGCGCGTCGCGTTGAAATCCGTTGCGACGAAGAAAATCATAAAAGCCGCTTGTTGGCTGAGCGCATTAATTTTGAACTGGAAGGCATTTTAAAGCAAGATTCCGTCGCATTAGATGGAAATAGTTTACGAAACACATGCATCTATGCGAAAATTGAATAG
- a CDS encoding DUF4064 domain-containing protein, translating into MKRTAEKVLSIIGAVFTLLGIIGSFAFAAFMKVVLSDGTIRSEMEAEFLADPTLGAEDVDMVFGMIESFADFSWLFVIVLIISLIANIIGIIFIWNNKNPKLAGTMFILAGLFAFVLSPTSILLYIAGILCFTRKAPLTDEPTFVENQYDDTLRPL; encoded by the coding sequence ATGAAACGTACCGCGGAAAAAGTATTATCGATTATTGGTGCAGTGTTTACATTGCTGGGTATCATTGGAAGTTTTGCTTTTGCAGCATTTATGAAAGTAGTTTTATCAGATGGAACAATTAGAAGTGAGATGGAAGCTGAATTTTTAGCAGATCCAACATTAGGCGCAGAAGATGTTGATATGGTTTTTGGTATGATCGAGTCGTTCGCAGACTTTAGTTGGTTATTTGTTATCGTATTAATTATTAGTTTAATTGCTAACATTATCGGAATTATATTCATCTGGAATAATAAAAATCCGAAACTAGCGGGTACAATGTTTATACTAGCAGGGTTATTCGCATTTGTTTTATCACCAACATCAATCCTTCTTTATATTGCCGGTATCTTATGCTTTACAAGAAAAGCGCCGCTTACTGATGAGCCAACATTTGTTGAAAATCAATATGATGACACATTACGCCCACTATAA
- the yidC gene encoding membrane protein insertase YidC: MKRFGLLTILMTAAIFLSGCAGVENKEGKFYDLLVKPMEWLLHFFSGQFGGSYGLAIVVITILIRLVLMPLMLRNYKSQQEMKIKMDALRPEMEDIQKQLKEAKETGNKDDQTRLQQEMMGLYSKHGVNPLNMGCLPLVLQMPIIMGLYFAILYSPEVKETKFLWFNLGSPDMIMMLIAGAVYFVQARVSLWTMPDQQKQQMKMFIYLSPIMIMFISFKAVAALPLYWAVGGILLIFQTYLGRKLYFKEPAVQPAGSSDKSEQKSEPKKESKPAVKKDELKEKAPKKDEK; encoded by the coding sequence ATGAAGAGATTTGGATTGTTAACGATATTAATGACTGCAGCTATATTTTTAAGCGGTTGTGCTGGAGTCGAAAACAAAGAAGGTAAGTTTTACGATCTTCTGGTCAAACCGATGGAATGGTTACTTCATTTTTTTAGTGGTCAATTTGGCGGCAGTTATGGTTTAGCAATTGTCGTTATCACTATATTGATAAGGCTAGTTTTGATGCCACTTATGCTTAGAAATTATAAGTCACAACAAGAAATGAAAATAAAGATGGATGCGCTTCGACCAGAAATGGAAGATATCCAAAAGCAATTAAAAGAAGCGAAAGAAACAGGTAATAAAGATGATCAAACGAGACTACAGCAAGAAATGATGGGGCTTTATTCGAAGCACGGGGTTAACCCGCTCAATATGGGTTGTTTACCGCTTGTACTTCAAATGCCGATCATTATGGGACTGTATTTCGCAATTCTATATTCACCAGAAGTAAAAGAAACAAAGTTTCTTTGGTTTAACCTAGGTAGTCCAGATATGATCATGATGCTCATTGCGGGTGCCGTTTATTTCGTTCAAGCACGCGTATCACTTTGGACAATGCCGGATCAACAAAAACAACAGATGAAAATGTTCATCTATCTATCACCGATCATGATTATGTTTATCTCTTTCAAGGCTGTAGCTGCACTTCCGCTTTATTGGGCAGTCGGGGGAATTTTGCTTATTTTCCAAACTTATCTTGGACGGAAGTTGTACTTTAAAGAACCAGCAGTTCAACCAGCTGGATCTTCGGATAAGAGTGAACAGAAGTCAGAACCGAAAAAAGAATCAAAACCAGCAGTGAAAAAAGATGAACTAAAAGAAAAAGCACCAAAAAAAGATGAAAAATAA
- a CDS encoding heavy metal translocating P-type ATPase translates to MTEKKEYRLENLTCASCAMKFENNVKDLPLVEDAQVNFGASKLSITGNTTIEELEEAGAFDGIKVKSATERKLEPIIPFYKRKENIISALSLFFLAIGFVLSISHSEKYLPAIVFFAISIAVGGAGMFKIGIQNLFRLDFDMKTLMTIAIIGAAIIGEWREGAIIVFLFAVSEALEAYSMNKARQSIRLLMDIAPPSATVKRGGHFVELPTEDIRVGDVLIVKPGEKIAMDGKVLAGSSTINQAAITGESMPVLKEKDDEVFAGTLNEEGALEIAVTKLVGDTTIAKIIHLVEEAQAEKAPSQKFVDRFAKYYTPAIMILALLVAVVPPLLGADWNLWIYQGLAVLVVGCPCALVISTPVAIVTAIGNAARQGVLIKGGVHLEETGHLDVIAFDKTGTLTKGYPEVIDFIPNEGVDKERLLGEIAAVESLSQHPLAKAIVNYARKKGVKPIEAIDFQSVTGKGAFASVNEIPVYVGSIDWIGEISSVPSEALKKISILQREGKSVMAIASGTEYSGLIAVADPIREESQSILKKLKEIGIRHTVMLTGDHIQTAEAIANKLGMTDVRAGLMPEDKLTAIKQLEVEYGRVGMVGDGINDAPALAASSIGIAMGGAGTDAALETADIALMADDLEKLPYTIKLSRKTLRIIKENIMFALGLKLIALLLIIPGWLTLWIAIFADMGATILVVLNSLRLIRINR, encoded by the coding sequence ATGACTGAGAAAAAAGAATATCGACTAGAAAATTTGACTTGTGCAAGCTGCGCCATGAAATTTGAGAACAACGTCAAAGATTTACCTTTGGTCGAAGACGCGCAGGTGAATTTCGGCGCTTCAAAATTATCGATTACAGGAAATACGACAATAGAAGAACTTGAAGAAGCAGGCGCCTTCGACGGCATAAAAGTCAAATCGGCAACCGAACGAAAATTAGAACCGATAATTCCTTTTTATAAACGGAAAGAAAATATTATTTCAGCTTTATCTTTATTCTTCCTGGCCATCGGATTTGTGCTATCAATCAGTCATTCCGAAAAATACCTGCCTGCGATTGTATTTTTTGCAATTTCGATTGCGGTTGGCGGCGCAGGCATGTTCAAAATCGGCATACAAAATCTGTTTCGTTTAGATTTCGATATGAAAACGCTCATGACGATTGCAATTATAGGAGCAGCCATAATCGGCGAGTGGCGAGAAGGTGCCATTATCGTATTCCTATTCGCAGTGAGCGAGGCATTAGAAGCCTATTCAATGAATAAAGCGAGACAATCCATTCGATTGTTAATGGACATTGCACCGCCCTCAGCTACTGTAAAAAGAGGCGGCCACTTTGTTGAATTGCCAACTGAAGATATCCGGGTAGGCGATGTGCTCATCGTGAAACCGGGTGAGAAAATCGCGATGGACGGTAAAGTGCTAGCAGGTTCATCAACGATCAATCAAGCAGCCATTACCGGCGAATCAATGCCCGTATTAAAAGAAAAAGACGATGAAGTTTTTGCGGGAACGCTAAACGAAGAAGGCGCTTTGGAAATAGCCGTGACGAAATTAGTCGGCGATACGACCATCGCGAAAATTATCCATTTAGTAGAGGAAGCGCAAGCAGAAAAAGCGCCATCGCAAAAGTTTGTCGATCGCTTTGCAAAATACTATACCCCGGCTATTATGATATTAGCGCTTCTCGTAGCAGTTGTACCGCCGCTACTAGGTGCAGACTGGAACCTTTGGATTTACCAAGGCCTTGCTGTTCTCGTCGTAGGCTGTCCGTGTGCGCTTGTGATTTCAACTCCTGTCGCGATTGTCACGGCAATCGGAAATGCCGCGCGCCAAGGTGTTTTAATTAAAGGCGGCGTGCATCTTGAAGAAACCGGTCATTTAGACGTCATTGCTTTTGATAAAACTGGGACATTAACGAAGGGATATCCTGAAGTGATTGATTTTATCCCAAATGAAGGTGTTGACAAGGAAAGGCTTCTGGGGGAAATTGCCGCAGTCGAGTCGCTTTCCCAACATCCGCTTGCAAAAGCAATCGTCAATTACGCCCGCAAAAAAGGTGTGAAACCAATTGAAGCCATTGATTTTCAATCGGTCACCGGAAAAGGGGCCTTTGCTTCGGTCAATGAAATTCCTGTTTACGTCGGGAGCATCGATTGGATTGGGGAAATTTCTTCCGTTCCATCTGAAGCTCTAAAGAAAATATCTATCCTTCAAAGAGAAGGGAAATCGGTCATGGCGATTGCATCTGGAACGGAATATAGCGGCTTGATCGCTGTTGCTGATCCAATTCGCGAAGAAAGCCAATCGATTCTTAAAAAGTTGAAAGAAATCGGAATTCGTCATACGGTCATGTTGACTGGCGACCACATACAAACAGCAGAAGCAATTGCTAACAAATTGGGCATGACAGATGTTCGTGCTGGACTCATGCCAGAAGATAAACTGACTGCGATTAAGCAATTGGAAGTAGAGTACGGCCGCGTCGGCATGGTTGGAGACGGCATTAACGACGCACCTGCATTAGCGGCATCATCAATCGGTATCGCCATGGGCGGAGCAGGAACTGACGCCGCATTGGAAACAGCAGACATCGCGTTGATGGCAGACGATCTCGAAAAACTGCCCTATACGATAAAATTAAGCCGAAAAACATTGCGAATCATTAAAGAAAACATTATGTTTGCATTAGGCTTGAAATTAATTGCCCTGTTACTAATCATTCCGGGATGGCTAACTTTATGGATTGCGATATTCGCGGATATGGGCGCGACAATCCTTGTTGTCCTGAATTCATTAAGATTAATACGCATAAATAGATAG
- a CDS encoding GNAT family N-acetyltransferase — MEFELVELDGDAYAFRNTQDDKVLAEISWTMLSDVMVMDHTFVSPDLRGQGVAKKLLDRAADYAREKNFKMEPICSYVVTAFERYDDYNDLKV, encoded by the coding sequence ATGGAATTTGAATTAGTAGAATTAGATGGAGACGCATATGCGTTTCGCAATACACAAGATGATAAAGTACTTGCTGAAATATCATGGACGATGTTGAGTGATGTCATGGTAATGGATCATACTTTTGTATCGCCGGATTTACGCGGCCAAGGTGTAGCGAAAAAACTACTTGACCGTGCAGCAGACTATGCGCGAGAGAAAAATTTCAAGATGGAACCGATTTGTTCGTATGTTGTCACAGCTTTCGAACGCTATGACGATTACAATGATTTAAAAGTGTAA
- a CDS encoding S1 RNA-binding domain-containing protein — translation MEQLQSGKTAELEVIGQEGSRWVLRGAEDDIMLNVSDSEEGVEVGDFVHVFLYANRRGELTATMKMPNMTAETFGWATVIRIDEREGVYVDIGSSFEVLVNGADMPRIRSLWPKPGDELYMTLRTDLGGEIFGRLATEERVMEQYAEAEPTLFNMNLKARAYRLLPVGSFMLSIPENYRIFVHNTEQEGEPRLGQEVDVRVVEVHDDGTMNGSMLPRVEERLSGDAEILFDYLQKVGGRMPFTDKSTPDEIQEMFSMSKGAFKRALGRLMRERKVTQEDGWTKISE, via the coding sequence ATGGAGCAATTACAGTCTGGAAAGACAGCAGAGTTGGAAGTAATCGGTCAAGAAGGTTCGAGATGGGTTCTTCGGGGCGCCGAAGATGACATTATGTTAAACGTTTCAGATTCAGAAGAAGGCGTGGAAGTTGGAGACTTCGTACACGTATTTTTATATGCCAACCGTCGCGGCGAATTAACAGCCACGATGAAAATGCCCAATATGACGGCAGAGACTTTCGGCTGGGCAACAGTGATCCGTATCGATGAACGCGAAGGCGTTTATGTTGATATAGGTTCTTCTTTTGAAGTTCTTGTAAACGGAGCCGATATGCCGAGAATTCGTTCATTGTGGCCAAAGCCAGGCGATGAATTGTACATGACGCTTCGAACAGATTTGGGCGGCGAGATTTTCGGCAGGCTTGCAACAGAAGAACGAGTGATGGAACAATACGCAGAAGCAGAACCAACGCTATTTAACATGAATCTGAAAGCAAGAGCATACCGTTTATTACCGGTAGGTTCATTTATGTTGAGCATTCCCGAAAATTATCGGATTTTCGTTCACAACACGGAGCAAGAAGGAGAGCCGCGTCTTGGACAAGAAGTCGATGTTCGCGTGGTTGAAGTGCATGATGATGGAACCATGAATGGTTCAATGCTTCCGCGTGTCGAGGAACGTTTATCGGGTGATGCTGAAATACTATTCGATTATTTACAAAAGGTTGGCGGAAGAATGCCATTTACAGACAAGTCTACACCAGATGAAATTCAAGAGATGTTCAGCATGAGTAAAGGCGCTTTTAAACGAGCACTTGGCCGACTTATGAGAGAACGAAAAGTCACGCAAGAAGATGGTTGGACCAAAATATCTGAATAG
- a CDS encoding DUF1002 domain-containing protein encodes MKRLLMFIASLALLVAFVLPETTYADKKVIDEKLGVPIVVYGANLSEAERTSVEESLDVANDAEVEEVTVDGNDLTTYIKDGNKNARMYSSAKITRRDAGKGLVITIVTPNNITQVTSDMYANAMLTAGIEDAIVEVASPKPVTGHSALVGIYKAYEVSGETLDTDRTDVANDELNLATKFSEDSGVDKDKVSELLTELKKQIAEQNPATKEDVERIVNEQLKKLNIELSDADRQLLIDLMDKIRSLDIDFSKLSSQLEDMSKTIKEKIGEIDPKFWDKVKEFFANLVDSIKTWFE; translated from the coding sequence ATGAAAAGGTTATTGATGTTTATTGCATCACTGGCTCTTTTAGTTGCATTTGTTCTACCAGAAACGACTTATGCAGACAAAAAGGTTATCGATGAGAAGTTAGGTGTGCCGATTGTTGTTTACGGCGCGAATTTATCCGAAGCTGAAAGAACAAGTGTAGAGGAAAGTTTAGATGTCGCCAATGATGCGGAAGTAGAAGAGGTAACCGTCGATGGCAATGACCTGACGACTTATATAAAAGATGGCAATAAAAATGCGCGCATGTATTCATCAGCGAAAATCACAAGACGAGATGCCGGAAAAGGACTTGTCATTACGATTGTGACACCGAATAACATCACGCAAGTAACATCCGACATGTATGCGAATGCAATGTTAACAGCTGGAATTGAAGATGCAATTGTTGAAGTTGCTTCGCCAAAACCAGTAACTGGCCACTCAGCGCTTGTAGGAATTTACAAAGCATATGAAGTAAGCGGAGAGACGCTCGATACAGATCGTACCGACGTCGCCAATGACGAACTGAATTTAGCAACGAAGTTCTCAGAGGATTCAGGGGTCGATAAAGACAAGGTTTCAGAACTTTTAACGGAACTCAAAAAACAAATTGCCGAACAAAACCCTGCAACAAAAGAAGATGTAGAACGAATTGTCAACGAGCAACTTAAAAAATTGAACATCGAATTAAGCGATGCCGATCGCCAGCTACTCATCGATTTGATGGATAAAATTCGTAGCCTCGATATCGATTTCAGTAAATTGTCATCCCAACTTGAGGACATGAGCAAAACAATCAAAGAAAAAATCGGTGAAATTGATCCAAAGTTTTGGGATAAAGTAAAAGAGTTCTTCGCGAATCTAGTCGATTCAATTAAAACTTGGTTTGAATAA
- a CDS encoding GNAT family N-acetyltransferase: MIRPMTSKDIDHVQQIARVTWRKTYCGIIPEELQTIFLERAYSDMMLMMRMEKTAMLIAESEGVPIGFANITKVDEDGDAELTAMYILPAHQHSGYGKKLFHNALSTLKSASQVFVYVEEKNEIGRAFYEKQGFKLLDVFEETFEGHPLETAQYVYSCKNH, from the coding sequence ATGATTCGACCAATGACATCTAAAGATATCGATCATGTGCAACAAATTGCGCGTGTCACATGGCGCAAAACGTATTGCGGTATCATTCCCGAAGAGCTCCAAACAATTTTTCTGGAACGCGCTTATTCGGATATGATGCTCATGATGCGAATGGAAAAAACAGCGATGCTTATTGCTGAAAGTGAAGGTGTTCCTATTGGCTTTGCGAATATAACAAAGGTTGATGAAGATGGCGATGCCGAATTAACCGCAATGTATATTTTACCAGCCCATCAGCATTCCGGTTATGGCAAAAAATTGTTTCACAATGCGCTTTCTACGCTGAAATCTGCATCGCAAGTATTTGTGTATGTTGAAGAAAAAAATGAAATTGGACGAGCCTTTTATGAAAAGCAAGGCTTTAAATTACTAGATGTTTTCGAAGAAACTTTTGAAGGGCATCCGTTGGAAACTGCTCAATATGTATATTCGTGCAAAAATCATTAA